Part of the Planctomycetia bacterium genome is shown below.
GGTCCTCCGGGCAGTAGGACCGCGCTAGCCAGCCCAGGCCGCCGGAGTGAATACTCCGGCGGCCTGTGTGCTTTGATGGGACGCCCGAATCTGGCGGGCCGCGACAAATCGACTACGATGGACGCGGCAAAAGTTCTCGCCCGAGTGAATCCCATGACCCGCGACACCAAGATCCTGCGAGCGATGGTCATCGCGATGATTCTCTTTTCGACCTTGCTCGTCGTGTCAGGGGCCTATGCCTGGTACACGACAGGTCGCATCGTCCCGCTTGGACCGGGCGTAATGATGCTCAGTTCGGCGCTTTGCCTGATGGCGGTACTCAGAAACCGGAAGTGAGCATCTCGCGCTTAGGCCGAGGGGCGCATCGGGCGGTGCAAGGGGATGCCAACGATGGCGGTCGTTTCGACGGGCGTTTCGCCAAACCAGCCCAACCGTTTTTGCCGTTCCGACGCAGTCCAGTTCCGGCGGATGGCATAGCAGCGGGCGACGATCTCTTGGGCGGAAGGCAAGAACTTCGGCTTGATTCGCATGGTGTCCATTCCCGTGGTTACGTTCCAGACACCGAACAGCCTGACAGTAATTGAGTTCGGCCGCTACCAGTAAAGTCCACCAGCGGGTGGCATGCGCCGACCGTTCGGCAGGCCATTTCTGTTGCCGCGCATGGCGGGGCGCACTACATTAAGTCTGTCTCGTGCTGGCATTCTCGCCAGTCCAGCAGCGTGACGAGACTTCGACAGGGGCAAATTGTCGAGGTTCGGTATCATGCGTTCTTTGTCTCTAGCTTGTTTTCTTTGCGCGGTCATTGTGCCCGAAAGTTCGGCCGTCACACTCTGGTGCGGAGGTAATCGCAGCGGACCGTTTCACTGCCCAGTGCAAAGTCCAGAGAACGGTCACTACTACGCCCAGGTGATCTCAATCGATACCGGGGGTCGGCCGATCAACTGGGACAACGCGCGCAGCGAAGCTGAAACGTTGACGTACGACGGCTTGACCGGCTATCTCGCCACGATCACTTCGGCAGTTGAAACTGATTTTCTCCAGCAGCGCCTGCCAAACGGAGGGCCAAAATGGATCGGCGCATCGGATGCAGCTTCAGAGGGCGAGTGGCGATGGATGACCGGGCCGGAGACGGGAGAGTTATTCTGGCAGGGTGCCCAGGACGGAACAGCCGTATCATACGCAGACTGGAACTCTGGTGAGCCAAACAATAGCTTTCTGAGGGGTGAAGACCATGCCGCATTTGGGGAAGGACAAGGCCACCGCTGGAATGATCTTCCCAATGACGGGATCGATCGGACTTGGGTGAATGGCTATATCGTCGAATTCTCCGTCCCCGAGCCAAGCACGTACGCCCTGGCAATCATCGGGTTGATTGGATTCGCTGGCGTTATCCGGCAACGGAAACGACGCTAGTCGATTGCAGTCCGAACAACCGCCGATGCGCCCCTCGGCGTTCGGCGGTTTGCCTGCGCTACGCGGTCATGCCCAACGAGATTTGGCGTCGCTTCCCTGGACGAATGCCGCCAAGTTTACCCGCGTTCGTTGCCATAATGACACTGCGCGGGGGAACCAAATCCCACGAATTTGGCCGTTCCACCTGGTTTTCCCGATTCTCTGACGGGAGTCGCGTTTTTCGATGGAATACAATGCGCGACGTGACCGCTTCCAGCCTGTTAATTGAAGGACGGGAATATTGATGACCATGCGCTCCGCAGTCGCCGCGGTATTTTGGTTCTCATTGCTGCTCGTCGGCGCCAACCCTGTACCGGCGGCGCTCTTTACGCTGGCCGCCACGGGGAAAATTACGTCGAACACGAGCGGCGATCCCACGATTCCCGTCGACACGCCGTGGGCCTTTGAACTCACCTACGATACGGCCGCGCCGGACCTCGACTTCGAGCTGGTCGGCATGGCGGACCCGACGTTCGGGAGATTTACCAATTCGGCGTCGCCGCCCGCGTTGCGTTTCTTCCATTATCAAGCTGGCGACTACGAGGTCACGCTGAATGACCCAGCGGATTTTGGCGAATTCAGCGCGGTACTGATCACCTTCACGGTGGTGCATGCCCTGGATATCAACATCCATGCGGCGGATCTCTTCCCGCCGCTAGCGGGCGAGCCGGTGTCGTTTCATGCGGACTTCAACGCGTTTTCTATGGCGCCGATCTTCTCAAGCGACGGCCTGCCCACGAACCTTTCCATCGCTGCGGAAAGCTTCGACCAAAGCTCGATCACGTTACTGCCCGACGCTGGCGGCGTAGTGAACAGCAGCACGCTCACTACCCTGACGCTGACGGCCCTTCCCCGAACGCCCGGCGACACCAATAGCGACGGCGCCGTGGATATCGTGGATCTGAACAACGTCCGCAACAATTTTGGTGGAGCGGGCCTCGGCGACACGGACGACAACGGCGCCATCGACATTACCGACCTCAACAATGTGCGCAACAACTTCGGCGCCGGGCCGACGCAACTCGTACCTGAACCCGCCAGTTGCGCCCTCATGGCCCTGAGCTTGATCGGCCTGGCAAGTGTCAACCGATCGAGGCGACGTCGCTAACCGAACATCGACGAATTACAGTCGTACGCTCGTCTCGATTTTGACGGCGACCGTGTAGGCCTCCAACTTGGAGTAGTAGGTGAGCCGAACGGTGACTTTGTCGACCGCCTTCCCCCGGTAGGACTCGAACTCCCTACGAAATCGTCGGGAAAAACGCTGATTGATGCGCAAGGCGGCGCAGAATCCGGCGCATACGGCGCAGGGAATTCTCTGGCGGACCCTGGGTTGAGTGCGGTCCTAGAGGCCTGGCCCTACATGTCAGAGACGCTGAAGAAGGTCATCTTGATGCTGATTGCCAGCCGTAATGATCAAGGCTAGAAAGCGCTCTCAATATTCTCAGAATTCAAGGTAGCGCGAGATTCGAATGTCATGCTACCGGGTGCATGTGGCATCTGGACCATGGCCGTCGTCGGCTTCGATATTGATTCACGGCGTTGACTGCTAGAATTGGCACAGCGATGACGGCGTCCGTCTTGCTGCGAATATGCCCAAAGTTTCGGACGTGAGGGCTCTATGTCGACTCCAACAAAGGACGCGGCGGATAAGTTGGACTGCCTGGTTCGACGTTTTCAAAGCATCGCCGAAGGGGACATCGAGGTGGTCGGCGCCGTCACACTGCTCGCCGAGTTTTCCGACGGCAATCAGCTAGTTACGCTGTACGAAGAAATCCAGGAAGCTGCGATCGACGCTGACGTCGACGACGTCTTTGACTTGTTGATCACCGTCCCTGGCGGTTAGCCGCCGAAGGATCCTGCCAGCCATGGCTACTGCTGAAGCGGAACTGGCCTGCCGAGAGTGCCATCTGACTTTGCCGATCGATCGTTTTCACCGGCATGCGGGCCGGGCCACGGGTTATCACGAACTGTGCCGAGGTTGTCGGTCCAAGGTAGAAGCCCAGCGGCGGCGGCACGAACGCCGCACGGCTGAGCGTTGGTCGCTCTTGAAGCTCGTACGCGCCATGAAGCGTGGAAAGATTCCGGCTGCGGCGTCCTTGCTCCTGGAGCCCTTGCTCCGCCATTTTGGCGGAGCGGAGGGACTTGGCCGAGCCATTGCCAATGAACTCGGGAAGGACTCGACTGACGGTGACAAACGGCTTGATCTGCTGGCCGCCCTGATGGAGTCCGCCAAGGCAATTCACGAATCGGCCGCGGTGGAGGCGGTTCGATACAGCGAAGAACTCAACCGGATGAGTAACGAAGAGTTGGAACGGCAGATCGCAGTGGCCTTGCATCGGTATCGGCGGTCGAAAGGGAATGTTCTTCCCTCCCGGGACCGTCACTAATTCAATTCGGCGGGTAGACCGGGATGCGACACAACTATTTCGCCTAATGGAAGTTGCGACGATTCGTTCCCTTATCGCTCAGCGGTCGCGCCCCGCTGACTTGCGACGGTTACTGAAGCACGCGAAATCGAATCGCCACTGTTACACGCGTCATGGCCGAATCAGTCGCTGTCCGG
Proteins encoded:
- a CDS encoding lectin-like protein, encoding MRSLSLACFLCAVIVPESSAVTLWCGGNRSGPFHCPVQSPENGHYYAQVISIDTGGRPINWDNARSEAETLTYDGLTGYLATITSAVETDFLQQRLPNGGPKWIGASDAASEGEWRWMTGPETGELFWQGAQDGTAVSYADWNSGEPNNSFLRGEDHAAFGEGQGHRWNDLPNDGIDRTWVNGYIVEFSVPEPSTYALAIIGLIGFAGVIRQRKRR
- a CDS encoding PEP-CTERM sorting domain-containing protein (PEP-CTERM proteins occur, often in large numbers, in the proteomes of bacteria that also encode an exosortase, a predicted intramembrane cysteine proteinase. The presence of a PEP-CTERM domain at a protein's C-terminus predicts cleavage within the sorting domain, followed by covalent anchoring to some some component of the (usually Gram-negative) cell surface. Many PEP-CTERM proteins exhibit an unusual sequence composition that includes large numbers of potential glycosylation sites. Expression of one such protein has been shown restore the ability of a bacterium to form floc, a type of biofilm.) — its product is MTMRSAVAAVFWFSLLLVGANPVPAALFTLAATGKITSNTSGDPTIPVDTPWAFELTYDTAAPDLDFELVGMADPTFGRFTNSASPPALRFFHYQAGDYEVTLNDPADFGEFSAVLITFTVVHALDINIHAADLFPPLAGEPVSFHADFNAFSMAPIFSSDGLPTNLSIAAESFDQSSITLLPDAGGVVNSSTLTTLTLTALPRTPGDTNSDGAVDIVDLNNVRNNFGGAGLGDTDDNGAIDITDLNNVRNNFGAGPTQLVPEPASCALMALSLIGLASVNRSRRRR